The genomic stretch AGATtgttgtagatgaagcacttgtgaCTATGATTGATTGTATGGTTAAAGTGCCTTTGCATGATATTTATAGACTTGAACTTAGGGCTATAAACGAGCAAAGCTGAACCAAGCATTGTGTTGTTCAAGCTTTTTTGATAAGGTAACTAAGCTAAGTCGATCCAAACAGAGGTTAAAATGAACCAATCCGTTGAAATGACTTGATTTTAGTTTATGAGTTTGAACTtggtttatttagatgttatcgaactcttAATTTAAGTTTGTTTAATAGTTTGAAACTTTTACATTTTTAAACTTGTTTTGTTGGTTAGTGCACTTTATATCACAAGCTTATTTGCTTGATTTGAGAGCTTGTATGCTTCACAAACcttgttcgtgaacaatgttcacgaataaTTTacagtaaagttgttgctttgtgacctaaaGGTCATGAGTTTGAATCctgaaaacagcctcttgcaaaaagcaaggtaaggctgcgtacaatggatccttccccgggaccccgcatggcaggagcttcgtgcatcgggctaccattttttttattcatgaacattaacgagctaaatatatatgtatttaagtttgtttatttagttttatGAGTTATTCGAGcttctttatttaattaatcttctgtatatttgtatattgaatgaatataagTAAGTTCTTACTGACTAAATACCAAGTTTGCTCACAAACGTTTGGTTCACTCATATCCCTACTAAAACTGATTACCATCAAGTGATTGATCAATTCTTAATAGTTAATTGATTCATTGTTCTCGGATCTTATCAACCGTGACTGTTATTGTCTTCAGTGAGTTAGTTGTTTATTTGTATTCTTAGTCAACTATAATTCTTTGTTAAGTCAACTCAACTATGACATGCTATCAAATTGAATCTTTCATTGACGGTTATCAATTGAGTCGATTGTTATGTTTCATAAGTCGATTACTCAGATAAAATCATGACATCCTTTGGATCACGAACATGTCATCTAATTAATTAGGTTTCCGAAATAATTTTATCTTGTGACAAGATCATCTAACGGTTTTTTTATTAGTTGACGGTTGATGATAAGCTTTGACTTAATAATCGAATGGTAATTACCATCAGTCAACTAACATGTTGTCTTTGAGCCTAAAACACTTGCCTCTTGGTTAAACCATCACATAAGTAAGAAATTTACTTGCACCCAAAGTATAAGTAGATATCTCACATCTCACCTGCTAAAAGTTTGTCTCATGGACTTTTTCAATTCCTAGTATCTAGTTATTCTTTACCTACCAAGACTTCTCGCCTGCTAAGAGGTTTCACATTTGGGCCCTTCCTTTATTTGCTTGGTATTTGGTCCACCTTGATCTAGTAAGACTTTATAATCTACCAACCTTTGTTGGAATTTCAAACTCTACCTATACTTTTGAGACTTTTTTTAATCAAATATCCAATTAATcttaactcacttggacttctaaaCACTCTTGTTGGATTTTTCCATTGTTCCTATAATATTAGTGAGAAGGGCAGCCTtggtgcaatggtaaagttgttgccatgtgaccaaaaggtcacgggttcgaatcctgaaaacagcttcttgcaaaaagcagggtaaggctgcatacaatAGATCCATCCTTCCTAGGACCCCGCATGAcgagagcttcgtgcaccaggctGCCCAATTCTACACTTGTATATTTGGCACTAAATGTTACTACAATGTTGATTTAACGTTAAACCTTTTGCTAACTACATCAAACAATATGTTCGGGCTCGATTACTTGGTGGTGATTACACCAACACTATATTTCTAAGTTACCTTGTGGGGTAATATGTATAACTTATAATGTTAAGCATGAGTGTGCTCCAATACAATTCAAAAATATATGTAGTGTACTTCTAACAATGGTTTTTCACATCAATACACTCAGAGTTATATGAGAAGAACTTGATAATAAAAATTAGACAACAATTTTTGTATTGCTCTTCAAGTACCTAAAACATGATGTGATAGGTTATTTATACTATTCTATGTTGGCTACTTTGTTTCTTACAAAATCTAGAATCTTTTTCTGTACTTGTTATCTTAGAAAGCATATCCTTGAATAATTTGGAAGCTTCCTTTGAGTCAATGTTGGCATGGTTAACACTTCCTCTCATGCTATCTTTCTTTAATGTTTCTCTATCTTACTCAACATTTCTCGTCGCTTGACAAGCTAACTTGTAGTGAGTCCTTTAGTAAATAGATTTGTTGTTCGCTCCTTTGTCTTCATATATCACATTTCAACTTCTTGTTGTTAGACTTTCTCTCTAATGACGTGATAATGTACTTTTGTATGTTCTATTCTTGCATGAAAGGTTGGGTTCTTTGCTAAGTGTATTGATTGGTCTGCTTTTGTTGTTTATAAAAACACCATTGGTTTTGTTGTATGGAAATACATATCTAGTAGTGAATTGTCGAGTATCATCATCTCCATCATAGTCAACATCATAATAGCCAAGTAAATTGCATTCTTTTATCCTTTCTTCAAGATTAATGACACCTAACATACCTTAGTATTCCTTGAACAATTTCTAGATGCAACTTCTCCGGGGTTTTCATGTATTGACTCTCTACTCCTACTGCAAAGGAGATCTTGTCAAAGTAAAATAAATTATACTTCCCACCAATTATGTTATATATAGAATCATTCTCCTAGTCTTTTCCTTTATGTACACATAATGTTGCATTCACCTCCTTTGTTGTTGATATCCCACTTGCAATCtaacattttcattttctaataaaTTTGTGATATACCATTGTTGACAATGAAACAAGTCTTCCTTTGAGTGTTCTATctctagtcgaaggagatgtTTTAATTCTCCGAGCTCGAACATCTGAAAGCAAActaataaattttctttaatttgtaaaatttttCTTCAAGATCACTTGTAATTATTATGCCATCCACAAATACTAACACCATACatagattaattcaaataggctaGAGTTTGCTTATGTCATTTTGTATTAATTTTATGTTAGAAATTTTGTAATTTTGTCACTCTATGTTTGCGAGCttattttaaacactaatttGCCTTCCTCATTTTACATAGATATTTTGGCTTACTTTCATATCCTTTTGGTTGATTCAGATATATTTCTTGAACTAATTCTCCATGTAAGAAAGCATTCTTTTTGCCTATTTTCCGTAACTTCTCCAATCTTCACTAACTACAAATACTAGTAAGATTCAAACAATAGTGATATTTGTAGCTTGACTAAACATATATCATAGTCTAGTCTATATTGTTGAAAAAACATCCTAAGCAACTAGTCGACCCTTATATTGTTTAATTGACTAATctagttaatttttttattttatatatgcaGAAATCTCTTCCTATGTTGTATTCCTCCATTAAGGACTTAATGATACTTCCTCATATATAGTGGATTCTCTAAGGTTGTCTTCTTTGGATAACATTGCATTAGTAAACTTGGGATTTGACTCTTGTTTCCTCCTTGACGTATATAGTAGCTAGCTAGATCCTCCATCTTGTTGAAACCTCGTCTCACTTAATTCCTTGGTTTGTCGAGGATTCTAAATGGGCTCATTTTCTCTTTCATCTCTTTTTCCTTTCGTTTTGGGAATTCAATATTTTTCACTTAATTCCTCTCCCATTTCTTGTAGTTCTATTTCCTGTGAATCTAGTAGTGCTTCCTTTTGAGATGTCCTCCAAGAAGATGGTTTATCAAATAGTACATCCCTTGAAGTATAATGTTTTCAAGTGTTAAGATCACAACATCTTCATCCTTTCCATGGATGTCATACCCAATAAAGATGCAACGGATTGTCCTCTTAGTTCTTAGTGCAAGGGAGAAGACATAAATGTAACACACAAAACGAAAGACTTGAAAATGACTTATGGTGTTTAGTGTTCCACAATTTTTTCAAAGGATAAAGATACCCTAACTTAGCTTGGGGAAGCCTATGCATAACATGGCTTGCTATTTGCTACTCATTCAGTCTAAAATTTTTTTGGGACATTATTAGCTTGCAACATGCTTCTACaagatgtctttttttttttttttttttgcaatatcattttaatgcatAGGATATGGACATGTTAATCATCATcttcttttattttcttgtaACTAAGTATTAAAGTTGATCAAAGTATATTCCAATATTCTAAATGGCGGCCGAGGTGGCACTTGCGTAGATGAGAGGCGGGCATCAACTGCACTTTCTTTGCCTTAGGCGGTGCTTTAGGCGATCAAAGATGAAGCGAGGTCGGTGAGGCTTGCGAGGCGGCGGGTGAGGTAGTCAAGGTAGTACGTGAGGCGGTCAAAgccaacaaaattttaaaaacccTAGATATATTAATACACTTTCTCTCCCTTCCAAAATATAAATAACTCCATCAACTCACCAAGCCATCCACAACTCACCTCCTTCCGCTTGGAACCACCCCACCACCGTCATGCTGCCGCACCACCACTGCCGCCATCGCTCGTTGCGACCACCACCACACTAGGTTAGCTTTTATATATTTCTAATAAGTTCTTATTCCCGtttttaatcttttatttattattgaaGATTAATGATGGAAAATGAGAAACAATTGGGCATGAAATTGAATTGAAAGTCTAATGATATTGTTTGGGATTATGGGGTGTtgtattgcaaaaaaaaaaaagattggatTATATGCAAATTGTGTAAGAGGCTTATTAAGGGAGGAGTTTATTGGATGAAGCATTATATTGCGGGTATTGTAGGACAAGTTGAAGCATGTCCTAGAGCATCCGACgaagacaaaaaaaaagagtAAGATCTTATCTTGAAAATAGCAAGAATAAGAAGCGAGAAAGGGTGGAAAAACTAAATGAAGAGATGATGGAAGTAAATATGTGTTGATATAGAGGATGATGATTGTCAAGTGGagggagatttttctaaaaagaagtcAAAGCACCTCGGGCCTATTGATAAGTGGACTTTCACAATCACTTGTTGCTATGTTTGATTGAaactttgaattttaaacttaggcTATTGGTAAAAGTTATGATATTACTTTTTTAGTATTAATATGGTGATAAATCTTTATTAATTATTTGTTAGttgcatttatatatttatttgtaccttatatatatattgtattgtATGAAGCTTATTTATgcataaatataatttaattacatATATTACATAAAGAATGCTAACTATTTATAATATTAcatataaaaaatagtaaaaaaaaaatcaaccgcTTAGGCACTATCTAGGTAGTCAAGGTGGTAGGTGGTCACTGACCGCCCCCACCGCCTACCGCCATTTACACCAGTGATATATTCTTCTCCATTATATGTTCTTAGGCATTGAATCTTTTTGCCtttgtttttttaatatattttctttaaattctttagtgtttgttagattctttaatttttctttcaaaaagaaaACCTTATTTATAACTGGAGAAATTATCAATGAATGCGAACATATAATACATTCCTCTGATTGATTACTTAATGGATCCAAAGACATGAGAGTGAACAAGGTGCAATGGTTCTTTTGTTGAGAATTTTGAATCTTTGAATGATAGTTGGTGTGCCTTACCATATTGGCATCCAACACAAAGTGAGTCTTCTTTGATGTCGAGTTGGGGAAGACCCCCTTGCATCTACTTCTTCATCATTACTTTCAATTTACTATATCCACCATGTCCAAATCTTACAGGGCACAAATTTGCTATCCTATTTTTGTCATTTTGTCCACATAAGGTGACTTTGTAGACATAACACAGGCAAAGTCTAAACATTGCCCTTCCATTATTAGTATACCTGATAGTCTTAAGTTTTGATACATTTTGATGTTCTTTGAGCCAAACAATACATAATTTTCTGAAGAATACGTTTGCAACAATATATTCTTCTTCATTCCTAGTATATGAAAGACATGTTGTAGTTGTTGTTGGTTAGAATTAAATCGAGGAACAATAGTTGTCATACCAATATGAGAAATTTGATAGTCTGGAATCATCAACAACCACCACTATTCGGCCTTCTCTATATATTCCATTATATTTTATAGCTTCTCTTTATCACTAGTTATGTGATTGAGCAACCCAAGTCGATGATCCAATCTTTGTTATAGTCGAGATGTCCAGGATCAACTACCACCAATGTTGTTTCTCTATTTGTTCTCTTTACAAGCTATAGAGTTGCAATGGATGCTTCTACATCCCATTCTTCTCCATTTTGGTATTTTTCTTGGGTAACTACATTACTTTctacttttatctttaatttataatttttaacataatgACTTCTTCTTCCACAATTAAGCATCTtccaatattatttttttatttttattatattcatAGAATCGCTTATCTTTTTTGGTCCCTTTTCTATCTTCTTTATCCTTAAAATACCTATTTtttgttatcaaattatttatatttaatcaTTCATATGATTGCATTGGCCAGTTTTTCTTTTTGCCACTATAGACTGCTTCTTAATCAGTCTTTACTAAGACCCTAGTTATTTGCTTTACCAAGGCTTGTTAATCAACACAGATTTTTTTTAGTTCAATCAAGGATGATTTATTTGGCCAACCTTGAATTGCAGCAAAAAACATGGGTCTCAACTAATCAATAACAATTCTTCTCATTCTTGATTATTATATTTTAGAAGTAAAATCCAATTCAAAGATTTCTTGACAAAGGGCCTTTACCTTGTTTGCCATGTCATGTTAGGCTACCAATAATAACTCATCTTCAAAGAACTGCAATCTTGTGTTCTTCCTCTTTGAGATCTTTGTAAAATTCTCCCACGATTCTTTTGGTTTTTCATCTTTTATATGCTCCAACATGTTTTATTCAGTTGTAGTTTTAATGGTAAAATAGCCTTACCAACTTTAACATTTCATTTCGTCAAAGCCACTGCTTCTAGTGGTTGCTCAACAACCTCCCAGAATCTTGGCCTACACTGCCCACACGTTGTAATTTTGATTGTTGAGTTTCTTATGCCTCCAACAACTTGAAGATCACACATCGTCATTGTCAACATAATATATAGTACAAGCTTGAACTGCTAATGACAAACTTATATAAAATAATGCCCTCACCGCTAACAAGAAGCTCTTTTGAGCCCTGCTTTGATACCACAATGTTGGAGTATATGAAAAGAACTTAATAATagaaatagacaacagtttttggcTTTGCtctttaagtaaattaaatgtaACAGCATAGTCTATTCTATATTAACTATTTTATTCTTACAAAATCTAGAATGTCCGTGACTACTTTGTTTCTTACAATCTAGAATGCTCATTAGAATTATGGACTCGTATCTAAAATTTTTCTAGCACATCTCTCAAGACTTACAAGTTGTGTTAGTTGTAGATCCTTGAATAATCTAAAAGCTTCATTTAGTTGGCATCGATACGGTTACCAGAAAGGACCTCAAATAGCTTATTAAGCCTTGGGTGCAACTCAATGTAATTTTACTCAAAATAGTTAGCTAGTAGAAGCCACATTTGTGTATGCTTCCAACGCTCCAAGAACTTCTTATGTGAGAATGAGACTATGGCTGAGTTGATTTGGGTGGAAaaataagagagggagaggaaaagaGAGGGCCAAACTCATGAAGTGATACATGGAGATAAAAGACTAATGCTTGATGATATGTAGCATCCTTGGATCTtggaaagtaatttttttttttgtttcttttttatgCTTTTTCTCGTTGGAAGCAAGATTGTTGCTAAGCTTTGTGCGAGCAAATTCCTCCCGGAGTTTCAACCCTCAGGAAATAGTTGTTAACCACATTAATCAAACTCGCTTCTACATCACAATTAGCAAACCTACAGATTCCTGCAGCCGAGTATGATGTTTGACTTTCTGTTAATTATTCTGattcaaatataaatttaacatGAGTAGGAATGGCATCGCTACAGCAGCAGATGAGGCTCAATTTTTGAGCATGCTTCTCAAGGTGATGAACGCGAAGAAGACACTGGAGATCGGTGTATTCACCGGCTACTCCCTCCTCGCGACTGCCCTTGCCCTCCCGGACGACGGAAAGGTATCACCTACATCTCACAATATGTCAAATGCTCTGCTTTGGTATACAGTTCTCGTTGCTTCAATATCTCTCATAGTTGCTCTTGTTTGTAGATAATAGCCATTGATGTAAACCGAGAGTTCTATGAGCTTGGGGTGCCTGTGATCCAAAATGCCGGGGTTTCACACAAGATTGACTTCCGAGAGGGCGAGGCTCTACCCATCCTTGATGAACTGATGAAGGAGGTATGGCATCTGAGCGAGCCACTTGGTTGGATCCATTTCTTCGCCAGTTTGAATAGGCATGCACGGATCATTGATATGTGCACTTATAAAACTGCCCCTAAATTTTGGGCCCTGCAGGAAGGCAAGAAGGGGTCCTTTGACTTCATCTATGTTGACGCTGACAAGAATAACTACATCAACTACCACTCGCGGGCGGTGGAGCTCGTGCGGGTGGGTGGCATCGTCGCCTACGACAACACGCTCTGGTACGGTTCTGTGGTGGCACTGCCAGAGGAAACTCCCCCTAGCTATGTCATGCCTTTCAGGGATGACGTCATCAAGTTCAACAAGTACCTCGCCGCCGACCACCGCGTCGAAATCTGCCATCTCTCCATCTCCGATGGCCTCACACTCTGCCGCCGCCTGTCTTGATGTGGTGCTGCGTTTCGGTTGCTGCGAATAAGAGTGCAAGGATAGCAAATAAACTATGTTGGTTTCTACCGATGCAAGTTGGATGCTCAACTATATTTATTTCTGAACTTGTATTACTATTATTCTAGTGGAATTTTATTAAACTATAAGATTTACAAGTAGAATGTCATAAAATATTGTAGGGTTGGGCTAGAAGGGGGGctgtataatatatatattttttcaaaaaaagtaaaagtattaaaaaatttattagataTATAGCAAAAACAACCTTATGGTGGTATTTTACTAAATCAAACACTTCATTTTCATAAATAGGGTGTGAAATAAAGATTGGAGGATAAGATTCAGTAGAACCTCGAGAATGTATTAATCctgatttaaattaaatttgacaaGTCTAAATTTATCAGTAAGTTTTAATCTAAATTCACTAATAATTATATAGAatctagattattattattattatttttac from Zingiber officinale cultivar Zhangliang chromosome 5B, Zo_v1.1, whole genome shotgun sequence encodes the following:
- the LOC121985272 gene encoding caffeoyl-CoA O-methyltransferase-like, whose amino-acid sequence is MESSSDDHVIPSQDHKTLLKSVALYQYLLETSVYPREPDAMKELRSITVNHPLNGIATAADEAQFLSMLLKVMNAKKTLEIGVFTGYSLLATALALPDDGKIIAIDVNREFYELGVPVIQNAGVSHKIDFREGEALPILDELMKEEGKKGSFDFIYVDADKNNYINYHSRAVELVRVGGIVAYDNTLWYGSVVALPEETPPSYVMPFRDDVIKFNKYLAADHRVEICHLSISDGLTLCRRLS